The following coding sequences are from one Granulicella sp. L56 window:
- a CDS encoding carboxypeptidase-like regulatory domain-containing protein: MQGTVADATGAVIANAAVTLTDNATHIQRTANSASSGLYTFPNIPIGTYTLGVTEAGFQSYTQTHIVLEVGSSISVSVKMTVGAADEKVEVRSNGLALQTEDTTFKQTIDSQTMTEMPLNGRQMTGLITLSGGSTAAPAGDFTGSKYSYQTISISIAGGMGNTTMWRLDGGDNNDYMANGNLPFPFPDAVSQFSVEAAGLGAQDGMHTGGMVNVVTHSGTNTFHGSAFEFIRNNYLDATNFFSTSKDTLHQNQYGGTFGGPIIKNKLFAFAAYQRTSASQSQAATKAIIPTAANLAGDFSTTDPVATAAHPVGSKTPAGSCNTVYTQLVDPLTGAALPGNKYASAPAYNAQALALEKYLPAIDPSYDTDNCGDVSYAIPSQTSDNQFVTRVDYTINQRNNFYARYFIDGYQAPAFFSPTNILITTQSGNLQRVQTFTMGEAYTISSNTVNTAHLTILRRRNNRGYNTSDINATTLGINLYQYQPNGLQLTTTNKFTIGGGTNSVSHFNDNTLAVDDDVTMVRGKHQFVFGGQWVQNQLNIANVYEGNGVFTFQGVYSSNGPNGGSSVGDANLDFLQGAMYSFQQSKEQQNALRGPIPSLYAQDTFHATSRLTVIAGLRWSPSFMPVDYFNRGIVFNMASFLGGQTSSVYPNAPAGAFFYGDKGVSRQFTKNAPWQFSPNFGASYDPTGNGSTVLRAGFEMAYDQVNFFTAQRNQQNPPYATAISQTQTSTSGPMSFTSPWSVGQTTTSPFPQPVIPNPATAQFFAQSQYIVLPTQFRPSYTEQWTASVQHQFGRGWQAQLQYIGSHTVHAPMGTPLSPAVFVPGVWGASGTGCSSVVLTGPAGKPAGKVNTPCSTTANQAQRFYLTMQNPSQGNQYQGGGAGSNLVNDTGMSNYNGLISSVQHRLSSTFSFMANYTWSKCMNINDAAGDYAGGSVENPNNPGLDYGPCGSDYRNVENIVLVTKSDFHLTNRLTRLAANGWEFAPLVHITSGAPFNVTSGVDNSYTDVGNDRPNLVSGTSIYTHQSLRSGTGSGNRGYLNSAAFAQVCPSGATPLTCAGYGTYGTISRNAFQGPRTFQFDAQVSRIFPIYSRLNATFRLEAFNVLNHPIFATPTAGLSSSTFGQISALAANTNARLFQGSVKFNF, encoded by the coding sequence TTGCAGGGCACAGTCGCCGACGCAACGGGCGCCGTCATTGCCAATGCGGCGGTTACGCTCACCGATAACGCGACCCATATTCAGCGCACAGCGAATAGTGCCAGCAGTGGTCTGTACACCTTTCCTAATATTCCTATCGGCACCTACACCCTCGGGGTCACAGAGGCCGGTTTCCAGAGCTACACCCAGACCCACATCGTCCTCGAAGTCGGCAGCAGCATCTCCGTCAGTGTAAAGATGACGGTCGGCGCTGCGGACGAAAAGGTCGAGGTCAGGTCCAACGGCCTCGCTCTCCAGACAGAAGACACCACCTTCAAGCAGACGATCGACAGCCAGACAATGACGGAGATGCCTCTCAATGGACGCCAGATGACTGGCCTCATTACTCTCTCGGGAGGCTCAACCGCAGCTCCAGCCGGCGACTTCACCGGTAGCAAATATTCATACCAGACCATATCCATCTCCATCGCGGGCGGCATGGGCAATACCACCATGTGGCGGCTCGACGGCGGCGACAACAACGATTACATGGCTAACGGCAACCTACCGTTCCCCTTCCCCGACGCTGTCAGCCAGTTCAGCGTCGAAGCCGCGGGGCTCGGTGCTCAGGATGGCATGCACACCGGCGGAATGGTCAACGTGGTTACACACTCGGGAACAAATACCTTCCACGGCTCTGCCTTTGAGTTCATCCGCAACAACTACCTCGATGCCACCAACTTCTTCTCCACCTCGAAAGATACTCTGCATCAAAACCAGTACGGGGGCACCTTCGGCGGTCCAATCATCAAGAACAAGCTCTTTGCCTTCGCCGCATATCAGCGCACCTCCGCCTCCCAATCGCAGGCGGCAACCAAAGCCATTATTCCGACGGCTGCCAATCTCGCGGGAGATTTTTCTACTACCGATCCCGTCGCCACCGCAGCTCACCCTGTAGGCAGCAAAACACCTGCCGGCTCCTGCAATACGGTCTATACCCAACTGGTAGACCCTCTCACCGGCGCGGCTCTTCCGGGCAACAAATATGCGAGCGCGCCAGCCTATAACGCACAGGCGCTCGCGCTTGAGAAATATCTGCCCGCAATCGATCCTTCTTACGACACCGACAATTGCGGTGATGTCTCCTACGCCATTCCCTCTCAAACCTCTGACAACCAGTTCGTCACCCGCGTCGATTACACCATCAACCAGAGGAACAACTTCTACGCCCGCTATTTCATCGACGGGTATCAGGCCCCGGCCTTCTTCTCTCCAACCAACATCCTCATTACCACCCAATCTGGAAACCTCCAGCGCGTTCAGACCTTCACGATGGGTGAGGCCTATACCATCAGCAGCAACACTGTGAATACTGCTCACCTCACCATCCTGCGTCGCCGCAACAACCGTGGATACAATACCAGCGACATCAATGCCACTACACTGGGCATCAATCTCTATCAATACCAGCCCAACGGTCTGCAACTGACGACGACCAACAAATTTACGATCGGCGGCGGCACCAACTCTGTATCCCACTTCAACGACAACACCCTCGCCGTCGATGATGACGTCACGATGGTGCGCGGCAAGCACCAGTTTGTCTTCGGAGGCCAGTGGGTCCAGAACCAACTCAATATCGCCAACGTCTATGAGGGCAACGGAGTCTTCACCTTCCAGGGCGTCTATAGCTCGAACGGGCCCAACGGCGGATCGTCGGTCGGTGACGCCAATCTCGACTTCCTCCAGGGAGCCATGTACTCCTTCCAACAAAGCAAAGAGCAGCAGAATGCCCTGCGCGGTCCCATCCCCAGCCTCTATGCGCAGGACACCTTTCACGCCACCAGCCGTCTGACCGTCATTGCCGGGCTCCGCTGGAGCCCATCCTTTATGCCTGTCGATTACTTCAACCGCGGCATCGTCTTCAACATGGCTTCCTTTCTCGGCGGCCAAACCAGCTCCGTCTATCCCAACGCTCCGGCTGGAGCATTTTTCTACGGAGATAAGGGTGTTTCGCGGCAGTTCACCAAGAACGCGCCCTGGCAGTTCTCACCCAACTTCGGCGCGTCGTACGATCCCACTGGCAACGGCAGTACGGTCCTGCGAGCCGGTTTTGAAATGGCCTACGACCAGGTCAACTTCTTCACCGCACAGCGAAATCAACAGAATCCTCCCTATGCCACAGCAATCAGCCAGACCCAGACGAGTACCTCTGGCCCTATGAGCTTCACCAGCCCCTGGTCTGTCGGCCAGACCACAACCAGCCCGTTCCCCCAACCCGTCATCCCCAATCCGGCTACCGCTCAGTTCTTTGCCCAGTCGCAGTACATCGTGCTACCCACACAGTTCCGCCCCTCCTACACCGAACAATGGACTGCCAGCGTACAGCACCAGTTTGGCCGCGGATGGCAAGCTCAGCTCCAGTACATCGGTAGCCACACCGTACACGCTCCCATGGGCACCCCCCTTAGTCCGGCCGTCTTCGTCCCGGGCGTCTGGGGCGCAAGCGGTACCGGTTGCTCGAGCGTCGTCCTGACCGGCCCTGCCGGCAAACCAGCCGGCAAGGTCAACACGCCCTGCTCCACAACCGCTAACCAGGCCCAGCGTTTCTACCTCACGATGCAGAATCCCTCTCAGGGTAACCAGTATCAGGGCGGGGGCGCCGGTTCAAACCTCGTCAACGACACTGGCATGTCCAACTACAACGGCCTCATCTCCTCTGTTCAGCATCGCCTCTCCTCTACCTTCAGCTTCATGGCCAACTACACGTGGTCCAAGTGCATGAACATCAACGATGCCGCAGGCGACTACGCTGGCGGAAGCGTGGAAAACCCAAACAACCCCGGATTGGACTACGGCCCATGCGGCTCCGACTACCGTAACGTAGAAAATATCGTTCTGGTTACCAAGAGCGACTTTCACCTCACCAATCGTCTTACCAGGCTTGCGGCGAATGGCTGGGAGTTCGCACCGCTGGTCCATATCACCAGCGGTGCGCCATTCAACGTCACGTCCGGTGTGGACAACTCCTACACCGACGTCGGCAATGATCGCCCCAACCTTGTATCCGGAACTTCGATCTATACTCACCAGTCTCTCCGCTCCGGAACCGGCTCGGGGAATCGCGGTTATCTGAACTCGGCAGCCTTTGCTCAGGTCTGCCCATCGGGCGCTACACCGCTGACCTGTGCCGGATATGGCACATACGGAACCATCAGCAGAAACGCCTTCCAGGGACCCAGAACCTTCCAATTCGACGCACAGGTCTCCCGTATCTTCCCCATTTACTCGAGACTGAACGCAACCTTCCGACTGGAAGCCTTCAATGTGTTGAACCACCCAATCTTCGCTACTCCAACCGCAGGTCTCTCGTCATCCACCTTCGGCCAGATCTCAGCTTTGGCAGCAAATACCAACGCCAGGCTCTTCCAGGGATCGGTCAAGTTCAACTTCTAA
- a CDS encoding LLM class flavin-dependent oxidoreductase, translated as MQTPAVEGSKPKIQIRSGESRAVEVAWFSAICSEDYELLGVPDGTLRSSFKHCSDIARIADRLGYQNILLPSGYEVGQDPLTFAAAVGPSLDQISQLVAIRCGEVHPPMLARAISTLDHILQGRLTINIISSDLAGTRVDSATRYQRSREVIEILKQAWTGDRIQYKGQFYNFDLESLPVKPYQQNGGPLLYFGGISPDARTLAAEHSDVYLMWPETEERMAATIQSVSDEAASFGRQVDFGLRIHVIVRETEAQAHAAAERLISQLDLEKGKEIKARSLDSTSVGVARQEEMRAQSTDLYLEPNLWAGIGLARSGCGSAIVGDPDQVYAKLQRYIDMGFRAFILSGYPHIDECERFAKWVLPRLETTRLARVQNRLTEQLPVTPLTTGERR; from the coding sequence ATGCAGACTCCGGCCGTTGAAGGTTCTAAACCAAAGATTCAAATTCGCTCTGGAGAGTCGCGAGCCGTCGAGGTTGCGTGGTTTTCCGCTATCTGTTCGGAAGACTATGAGCTTCTTGGCGTACCAGATGGAACTCTTCGCAGCAGCTTTAAACATTGTTCCGACATTGCACGCATCGCGGATCGGCTGGGCTATCAAAACATTCTGCTGCCAAGTGGATACGAAGTTGGGCAAGATCCGCTGACCTTTGCTGCGGCAGTTGGGCCAAGCCTCGATCAGATCTCCCAACTGGTTGCCATCCGCTGTGGCGAAGTTCATCCGCCAATGCTGGCGCGCGCCATTTCGACGCTCGATCACATATTGCAGGGTCGATTGACCATTAACATCATCTCTTCAGATTTGGCTGGGACTCGGGTTGACTCCGCAACCCGTTATCAGCGAAGCCGTGAAGTAATCGAAATCCTTAAGCAGGCATGGACTGGAGATCGTATTCAATATAAAGGTCAGTTCTACAACTTTGACCTTGAGAGTCTTCCTGTAAAGCCTTATCAGCAGAACGGGGGACCCCTGCTTTATTTTGGCGGAATATCTCCAGACGCACGAACTCTTGCTGCTGAACATTCCGATGTCTACCTGATGTGGCCTGAAACCGAAGAAAGGATGGCAGCAACGATCCAGTCGGTTTCGGACGAAGCAGCTTCTTTCGGACGGCAAGTCGACTTCGGCCTGCGCATTCATGTCATCGTTCGCGAAACTGAAGCGCAGGCGCACGCAGCCGCTGAACGGCTCATCTCTCAGCTCGATCTTGAAAAAGGAAAAGAGATCAAGGCACGATCGCTGGACTCGACATCTGTCGGCGTCGCGCGTCAAGAGGAGATGCGCGCCCAATCGACTGATCTATATCTCGAACCGAATCTGTGGGCAGGAATTGGACTGGCCCGTTCGGGGTGCGGTAGCGCAATCGTAGGAGACCCGGATCAAGTCTACGCAAAGCTGCAACGCTACATTGATATGGGGTTCAGAGCTTTCATCTTGTCGGGCTATCCGCATATCGACGAATGCGAGCGATTTGCAAAATGGGTTCTGCCGCGACTGGAAACTACCCGGCTGGCGCGCGTTCAGAATCGACTTACGGAACAGCTTCCCGTTACGCCATTAACTACTGGTGAGAGACGCTAA
- a CDS encoding carboxypeptidase-like regulatory domain-containing protein has protein sequence MKSTLHKLLLAGIVVLLSVHPAALLFSQSTGSIRGTVSDPTASIVPEASVVVVNTATGLSRTGETNGEGLFVFPDLPIGSYTLQIAKSGFQTEKREAINLLTGQILGLNITLTIGSQSQSVTVSADTQQIQTTTSTVSTSVDQKQMQDLPLNGRNPLQLTSLTPGAVLTNTGTESGQQDNTGLAVNGLRATQNNYQLDGALYVNRFFDSVPILPDPDALQEFTIQAANFSAEYAGAGALVQLSTRSGGNKIHGSAFEFLRNTSLNARNYFQQTVPPFKLNQFGGTVGGPIIKDRTFFFFSAEDMQQRSSPNPISIQVPTAAELKGDFSALLAQGIAIYNPTTSTPYAGNIIPTAIDPLSGAVAKNYLTPLASNPTTGIFNSTSNSNIDRTQYLVKVDHAVSSNNHFSTRYFYVQDNFQRPFNAPLGFFAANLFRNQSLTLSDTHIFSNTLTATVYASAGRFARTQIPEAPGLQSLQDLGQNVPLGTNVPIFPGIRANISGFVDVFSGGALTQDPTSFEYKAQIVKVLGAHTFSFGGSFERTRINANDYSYVPGDNTFNGQRTAAPAGATLPTGTTKSGSALADFYLGLDSQFFQDNGRKFYLRENRPALYVQDDWKWTKNLTVNGGLRWDPWLPPIDLNETLVGFEPGVQSTIAPGAPLGLVFNGDAGIQPSIFRKNYTDFAPRIGFAYNVAGEGKTVVRGAYGLFYGFPEGLLYQRTDAAQPINLYLNIVNPPAWDDIYAGYPGGDPFPRAHVSTDQFATYKFLLPFSGGVLNPKSKVGYTQDYNLTVEQQFGSNLAMSLAYVGNHALHIMGSRQFNPSIYAPGATAGNETARKLYPGLGAVEIADSYEYAIFNSLQLNVTRRVSHGLTLLSNVVWSKTIDNTSSATEGNTGPPNPLNLNSARGPADFDQNVRFNASANYQLPKFNVNKFTGAIVNGWQANAIISLQTGLPFTVLSGTDRSLSGIGNDYADVVPGVNPSRPAGYTRIQKYFNTAAFTSAALGTFGDVHRNSLRGPGYEDVDASLFKDVFNQSRIHGQFRAEVFNALNHTNLSNPVSTVSSGTYGQITSSGSPRVFQFGAKILF, from the coding sequence ATGAAATCCACGCTCCACAAACTTCTGCTTGCCGGGATTGTTGTACTTCTATCCGTACATCCGGCAGCTCTCCTGTTTTCCCAATCAACGGGAAGTATCCGCGGAACGGTCAGTGACCCGACAGCATCCATTGTCCCTGAAGCCTCCGTAGTTGTCGTAAATACCGCCACTGGTCTAAGTAGAACGGGAGAGACCAACGGGGAGGGATTATTTGTCTTTCCTGATCTGCCAATCGGCTCCTACACTCTTCAGATTGCCAAATCAGGATTTCAGACCGAAAAGCGCGAAGCAATCAACCTTCTCACAGGCCAGATTCTAGGGCTGAATATCACGCTTACAATCGGCTCTCAGAGTCAGTCCGTAACGGTAAGCGCCGACACGCAACAAATCCAGACAACGACCTCAACTGTCTCCACCTCGGTTGACCAAAAGCAGATGCAGGATCTGCCCTTGAATGGGCGCAATCCCTTGCAGCTTACCTCGCTCACGCCCGGTGCCGTGCTCACCAATACTGGAACTGAATCCGGCCAGCAGGACAACACCGGACTTGCAGTGAATGGCCTTCGGGCCACACAGAACAACTATCAACTCGATGGCGCGCTCTACGTCAATCGCTTCTTCGATTCCGTGCCTATCCTGCCCGATCCAGATGCTCTGCAAGAGTTCACCATTCAGGCCGCCAACTTCAGCGCGGAATATGCAGGTGCAGGCGCCCTGGTGCAACTCTCAACACGCTCTGGCGGCAATAAGATCCACGGCTCCGCGTTCGAATTTCTTCGCAATACGTCGTTGAATGCCCGCAACTATTTCCAGCAGACGGTTCCTCCATTCAAACTCAATCAATTTGGCGGCACAGTTGGCGGCCCAATCATCAAGGACCGCACCTTCTTCTTCTTCTCTGCTGAAGATATGCAGCAGCGCTCATCGCCGAATCCCATCTCCATTCAGGTTCCAACCGCAGCAGAGTTGAAGGGAGATTTTTCCGCGCTGCTGGCCCAGGGCATCGCCATCTACAATCCAACGACAAGTACGCCTTACGCGGGCAACATTATCCCAACTGCCATTGATCCGCTCTCTGGAGCAGTCGCGAAGAACTATCTCACGCCTTTGGCCTCGAACCCGACGACCGGTATCTTCAACTCGACCTCGAACTCAAACATCGACAGAACACAGTATCTGGTCAAGGTTGATCATGCGGTCAGTAGTAACAATCACTTCAGTACGCGCTACTTTTATGTGCAAGACAATTTTCAACGACCTTTTAATGCTCCCCTCGGCTTCTTCGCGGCGAATTTATTTCGCAACCAGTCCCTGACACTGAGCGACACGCATATCTTCAGCAACACGCTCACGGCAACGGTCTACGCCAGCGCAGGGCGTTTTGCACGCACACAGATTCCCGAGGCTCCGGGGCTGCAATCCTTGCAGGACCTTGGACAGAATGTACCGCTCGGCACTAACGTTCCCATCTTTCCCGGCATCCGGGCTAACATCTCCGGCTTCGTCGATGTCTTTTCCGGCGGCGCGCTAACGCAGGACCCGACTAGCTTCGAGTACAAGGCGCAGATCGTCAAAGTGCTTGGCGCACACACTTTCAGCTTCGGCGGTAGCTTCGAGCGCACGCGCATCAACGCGAACGACTACTCCTACGTTCCCGGAGACAACACCTTCAACGGACAGCGTACGGCGGCTCCCGCTGGCGCAACGCTACCTACTGGAACCACCAAGAGCGGCTCAGCACTTGCCGACTTCTACCTTGGCCTCGACTCTCAGTTCTTTCAGGACAATGGGCGCAAGTTCTATCTTCGCGAGAACAGGCCGGCGCTTTATGTACAGGATGACTGGAAGTGGACGAAGAACCTGACCGTCAACGGCGGTCTGCGCTGGGACCCATGGCTTCCGCCCATTGACCTCAACGAGACTCTCGTCGGCTTTGAGCCGGGCGTGCAGTCTACGATAGCGCCGGGCGCGCCTCTTGGCCTGGTATTCAACGGCGACGCGGGCATTCAGCCTTCCATCTTCCGCAAAAACTATACAGACTTCGCTCCGCGCATCGGCTTTGCCTACAATGTCGCAGGCGAGGGCAAGACCGTGGTCCGCGGAGCTTATGGGCTCTTCTACGGTTTCCCCGAAGGGCTGCTCTATCAGCGAACCGATGCCGCGCAACCCATCAACCTCTATCTCAATATCGTCAATCCTCCGGCATGGGACGATATCTACGCCGGTTATCCCGGTGGCGATCCCTTCCCACGCGCTCACGTCTCAACGGACCAGTTTGCTACATACAAATTCCTGCTTCCCTTTTCGGGCGGCGTTCTTAATCCCAAGTCAAAGGTCGGCTATACGCAGGACTACAATCTCACCGTCGAGCAGCAGTTTGGCAGCAACTTAGCTATGTCGCTAGCCTATGTCGGCAATCACGCCCTGCATATCATGGGATCGCGGCAGTTCAACCCTTCGATCTATGCCCCCGGTGCAACCGCAGGGAACGAGACCGCGCGCAAGCTTTATCCCGGACTGGGAGCAGTCGAGATTGCAGATTCGTATGAGTATGCAATCTTCAACTCTCTGCAATTGAATGTGACCCGCCGCGTCTCTCACGGCCTGACCCTGCTCTCGAATGTTGTCTGGTCGAAGACCATCGACAACACGTCGAGCGCGACTGAAGGCAACACTGGCCCCCCAAATCCTTTGAACCTCAACAGCGCGCGCGGTCCAGCGGACTTCGACCAGAATGTACGCTTCAATGCTTCCGCCAACTACCAGTTGCCTAAATTCAACGTAAACAAATTTACCGGAGCGATCGTGAATGGTTGGCAGGCCAACGCTATCATCAGCCTTCAAACCGGCTTGCCATTCACCGTCTTAAGCGGTACAGACCGGTCGCTCTCCGGCATCGGCAACGATTATGCCGATGTAGTTCCTGGCGTCAATCCCAGCCGGCCCGCAGGCTACACCCGCATCCAGAAGTATTTCAACACAGCCGCTTTTACGTCCGCCGCCTTAGGTACCTTCGGTGACGTTCACCGCAATTCGCTGCGAGGCCCAGGGTACGAAGATGTCGACGCGTCTCTGTTCAAGGACGTCTTCAACCAAAGCCGCATCCACGGGCAGTTCCGGGCAGAGGTATTCAATGCTTTGAACCATACCAATCTCTCCAACCCCGTGTCCACGGTCTCTTCGGGAACCTACGGGCAGATCACCAGTTCCGGCTCTCCGCGAGTCTTCCAGTTCGGAGCTAAGATTCTCTTCTAA
- a CDS encoding MFS transporter: protein MMPQAISETQHDAVIHAGSKRRWFVLALLFAITVINFIDRQTVSVLAPVLREVLHLSNEQYGRVVAAFQFGMMTGELPMGALMDRWGVRLGLMGAVLWWSGATGMQSLTRTGTQLGLTRFWMGTGECGNYSGGMKVVARLFTKKERTLAIGIFNSGSMIGATIATPLIVYLMRHYGFRAAFLLSASLGLLWIPLWWFIYRDPAGAGQKAATSELARNTSSSSVPLRDLIANRSLWAVMLCRFFIGPVMQFYWYWIPSYLFSVRHLTMTQLGFLGWIPFLLGDVGGFAGGWSAGWLQRRNVSTYRVRQLTMYSSSILCIASLLVPHAASIAMAFLLIGVAMFADNFLSANMFGSMTDLFQEHELGRVTGFSGVAAGLSGLLFPLLTGALVDRFSYAPVFFLVALMPLLGTVALFIFGRQGYARESNGSSNA from the coding sequence ATGATGCCTCAGGCCATATCTGAAACGCAGCACGACGCCGTCATTCATGCTGGGAGCAAGCGTCGATGGTTTGTTCTGGCTCTTCTCTTCGCCATTACTGTCATCAATTTTATCGACCGACAGACAGTATCTGTGCTTGCCCCGGTTTTACGCGAGGTGCTTCATCTCAGTAACGAGCAGTATGGCCGTGTAGTGGCGGCTTTCCAATTCGGCATGATGACGGGTGAATTGCCGATGGGCGCGCTGATGGATCGATGGGGCGTTCGCCTGGGTTTAATGGGCGCTGTGCTTTGGTGGTCCGGAGCAACAGGAATGCAGAGCCTGACACGCACGGGCACTCAACTCGGTTTGACTCGCTTCTGGATGGGTACCGGCGAGTGCGGAAATTACTCCGGCGGAATGAAGGTAGTCGCCCGCCTCTTTACAAAGAAGGAGCGCACTCTCGCAATCGGCATCTTCAACAGCGGTAGCATGATTGGGGCAACGATTGCCACGCCCTTGATTGTCTACTTGATGCGGCACTATGGGTTCCGTGCAGCATTCCTGCTATCGGCGTCGTTAGGCCTGCTTTGGATCCCTCTATGGTGGTTCATCTATCGTGATCCGGCCGGGGCAGGGCAGAAAGCTGCTACCTCCGAACTCGCACGAAACACATCATCATCAAGTGTTCCGCTACGCGATCTAATTGCGAATCGATCTTTGTGGGCGGTCATGCTCTGCCGCTTCTTTATCGGACCAGTAATGCAGTTTTACTGGTATTGGATTCCAAGTTATCTCTTCAGTGTGCGTCACCTCACCATGACCCAGCTTGGATTTTTAGGATGGATTCCATTTCTGTTGGGTGATGTTGGCGGTTTTGCTGGTGGGTGGTCTGCAGGATGGTTGCAGAGGCGGAATGTAAGCACATACAGAGTGCGTCAATTGACGATGTATTCCAGCAGCATTCTATGTATCGCAAGCTTGTTGGTACCTCATGCGGCAAGTATTGCCATGGCTTTTCTGTTGATTGGTGTCGCGATGTTCGCAGATAACTTTCTGTCTGCAAATATGTTTGGCAGCATGACCGACCTTTTTCAGGAGCATGAACTCGGCCGAGTAACCGGATTCTCCGGCGTTGCGGCAGGATTGAGCGGACTTCTCTTTCCGTTGTTGACAGGCGCGCTGGTCGATCGCTTTTCTTATGCGCCAGTGTTCTTTCTCGTCGCGTTGATGCCTTTGCTTGGAACGGTGGCGCTCTTTATTTTTGGACGGCAGGGCTATGCTCGAGAGAGCAATGGGTCTTCTAATGCCTAA
- a CDS encoding Gfo/Idh/MocA family protein — MLRLKTAAAAHLFLSTFLLFSIGAALCVQGHSEFHEDLLLYRSQDALFAHRIPSNERGIPRMDRRRFLAAGVAVAMTARSYGQILGANNKVGLGIIGVGRRGRIVGGAFLADKRTRLTSIADTYDVTRLKVLAELPPELPKPAAYNAYEDLLAREDVDAVLISTPDHLHVTVAQAALAAKKHVYLEKPTLHRWHEKDELIRAAQQQKRLLQCGMQQRSGAHYKKAKQEFFDSGKLGQVVLARAVWHDFSWQRRNIPDAPKPPGLDWKRFLGPAPHVPYETVRYDSWRYFHDYGNGLLADILTHWADVAQWMLNDVSPQSAYATGGIYSLHDQRDNPDTVSAVIKYQNWNLNFESSVLPLRDDRPSVLFEGTNGLLELARDGYTFTPIKGEVVRVDTTESLERAHTKNFLDAITQGETLNAPLEAGVAASLPVLMAVKSYWLKTAVTSPDERIPIRKSS; from the coding sequence TTGTTGCGCCTGAAGACTGCCGCTGCTGCGCACTTATTCCTTTCAACCTTTCTCTTATTTTCCATTGGTGCAGCTCTATGCGTGCAGGGTCATTCAGAGTTTCATGAAGATTTACTCTTGTACCGGTCGCAAGATGCTCTATTCGCTCACCGCATTCCCAGCAATGAAAGAGGCATTCCCCGTATGGATAGAAGAAGATTTTTAGCTGCTGGCGTGGCCGTGGCGATGACGGCAAGATCGTATGGACAGATCCTCGGTGCAAACAACAAAGTTGGATTAGGCATCATCGGCGTTGGACGCCGAGGTCGCATCGTTGGCGGAGCATTTCTTGCCGATAAGCGAACCCGGTTGACTTCGATTGCGGACACATATGATGTGACCCGCCTGAAAGTACTGGCCGAGCTTCCGCCGGAGTTGCCGAAGCCAGCGGCTTATAACGCATATGAGGATCTACTGGCGCGCGAAGATGTCGATGCAGTGCTCATTTCCACTCCCGACCATCTACATGTTACCGTCGCGCAGGCGGCGCTCGCTGCGAAGAAGCACGTCTATCTGGAAAAGCCGACACTTCATCGCTGGCACGAAAAGGATGAGTTGATCAGGGCTGCTCAGCAGCAGAAGCGTTTGCTGCAATGCGGTATGCAGCAACGCAGTGGAGCGCATTACAAAAAGGCGAAGCAGGAATTTTTTGACAGCGGCAAGTTGGGTCAAGTTGTTCTGGCGCGTGCGGTGTGGCATGACTTCTCATGGCAGCGCCGCAATATTCCTGATGCTCCCAAACCACCGGGATTGGATTGGAAACGTTTCTTGGGACCGGCGCCTCATGTTCCCTATGAGACCGTTCGCTATGACTCGTGGCGCTATTTTCACGATTACGGAAACGGTCTACTCGCAGACATTCTGACCCACTGGGCAGATGTGGCCCAATGGATGTTGAACGACGTGTCTCCGCAGTCCGCATATGCTACGGGCGGTATTTATAGCCTGCACGATCAACGTGACAACCCCGATACGGTTAGTGCGGTTATCAAATATCAAAATTGGAACTTGAACTTTGAGAGTTCTGTGTTGCCGCTACGTGACGACCGGCCTTCTGTGCTGTTTGAGGGCACGAATGGCTTGTTGGAGCTCGCACGCGACGGATATACGTTCACTCCAATAAAGGGTGAAGTAGTTCGTGTTGACACGACGGAGAGTCTGGAGCGAGCCCACACAAAGAATTTCCTGGACGCCATTACACAAGGAGAAACTCTGAACGCTCCACTTGAGGCGGGTGTAGCTGCCTCCCTCCCAGTCCTGATGGCGGTAAAGTCATATTGGTTGAAGACTGCTGTAACATCGCCCGACGAAAGAATCCCAATTCGAAAGAGCAGCTAG